A genome region from Hevea brasiliensis isolate MT/VB/25A 57/8 chromosome 7, ASM3005281v1, whole genome shotgun sequence includes the following:
- the LOC110646012 gene encoding LOW QUALITY PROTEIN: phosphoenolpyruvate carboxykinase (ATP) 1 (The sequence of the model RefSeq protein was modified relative to this genomic sequence to represent the inferred CDS: inserted 1 base in 1 codon) has translation MATNGEVKINGNGTATQKSPLRKITTSDKHDGICHDMSAPTVKAQTIDELHSLQKKKSAPSTPNKGIQGAFAAVSEEERQKQQLQSISASLASLTRETGPKVVRGDPANKIQPISKDHHVTAPISVSDSALKFTHVLYNLSPAELYEQAIKYEKGSFITSTGALATLSGAKTGRAPRXKRVVKDDDTSEELWWGKGSPNIEMDEHTFMVNRERAVDYLNSLDKVFVNDQFLNWDPENRIKVRIVSARAYHSLFMHNMCIRPTPEELENFGTPDFTIYNAGQFPCNRYTHYMTSSTSIDLNLARREMVILGTQYAGEMKKGLFSVMHYLMPKRQILSLHSGCNMGKDGDVALFFGLSGTGKTTLSTDPNRYLIGDDEHCWTETGVSNIEGGCYAKCIDLSKEKEPDIWNAIKFGTVLENVVFDEHTREVDYVDRSVTENTRASYPIEYIPNAKIPCVGPHPKNVILLACDAFGVLPPVSKLNLAQTMYHFISGYTALVAGTEEGVKEPRATFSACFGAAFIMLHPTKYAAMLAEKMQKHGATGWLVNTGWSGGSYGSGSRIKLAYTRKIIDAIHSGSLLKANYKKTKVFGLEIPTEVEGVPSEILDPVNTWSDKKAYNETLLKLAGLFQNNFTTFTDFKIGKDNKLTEEILAAGPIF, from the exons ATGGCAACCAATGGAGAGGTGAAGATTAATGGGAATGGAACGGCGACCCAGAAGTCACCTTTGAGGAAGATCACGACGAGCGACAAACATGACGGGATCTGCCACGATATGAGCGCACCCACCGTGAAGGCTCAGACCATCGACGAGCTTCACTCTCTTCAGAAGAAGAAATCTGCGCCTTCCACTCCTAATAAAGGGATTCAGGGTGCCTTCGCCGCTGTCTCTGAAGAAGAACGCCAAAAACAGCAGCTCCAGTCCATCAG TGCATCTTTGGCATCGCTGACAAGAGAAACCGGACCCAAGGTGGTGAGAGGAGACCCGGCTAACAAGATCCAGCCCATTTCAAAAGATCACCACGTCACTGCACCCATCAGCGTCAGTGACAGCGCCTTAAAATTCACTCATGTTCTTTACAACCTCTCACCTGCTG AGCTTTATGAGCAGGCCATAAAGTACGAGAAAGGGTCTTTTATTACGTCTACTGGTGCATTGGCCACCCTCTCTGGTGCTAAGACTGGCCGGGCTCCCA GTAAGCGTGTTGTCAAGGATGATGACACAAGCGAGGAGCTTTGGTGGGGAAA GGGCTCACCTAATATTGAAATGGACGAGCACACTTTCATGGTTAACAGGGAACGAGCTGTTGATTACTTGAATTCTTTGGATAAG GTCTTTGTAAATGATCAATTCTTGAACTGGGACCCTGAGAACAGAATCAAAGTTCGGATTGTCTCTGCCAGAGCTTACCATTCATTGTTCATGCACAACAT GTGTATCCGACCCACTCCTGAAGAGCTGGAGAATTTTGGTACTCCGGACTTCACTATATACAATGCTGGTCAGTTCCCATGTAATCGTTACACACACTACATGACATCTTCTACTAGCATAGATTTGAATTTAGCTAGAAGGGAAATGGTCATCCTCGGCACACAGTACGCCGGGGAAATGAAGAAGGGTCTATTCAGTGTTATGCATTATCTCATGCCTAAGCGCCAAATCCTCTCCCTACATTCTGGCTGCAATATGGGAAAAGATGGAGATGTTGCCCTCTTCTTTGGATTGTCAG GTACTGGCAAGACAACTTTGTCTACAGATCCAAATAGGTACCTAATTGGAGATGATGAACATTGCTGGACTGAGACTGGAGTGTCAAATATTGAAGGGGGGTGCTATGCCAAATGCATTGATCTCTCAAAGGAGAAGGAGCCTGATATCTGGAATGCCATCAAGTTTGGAACTG TTTTGGAAAATGTGGTATTTGATGAGCACACTCGTGAGGTGGACTATGTTGACAGATCAGTTACAG AGAATACTCGAGCATCTTACCCTATTGAGTACATTCCTAATGCAAAGATACCCTGTGTTGGTCCACACCCCAAGAATGTAATCCTTTTGGCATGCGATGCATTTGGTGTGCTTCCACCTGTGAGCAAGCTGAACCTGGCTCAGACCATGTACCATTTCATAAGTGGTTACACTGCACTG GTGGCTGGCACTGAAGAGGGTGTGAAAGAACCCCGGGCAACATTCTCAGCCTGCTTTGGTGCAGCATTTATAATGTTGCACCCTACCAAATATGCAGCTATGCTGGCTGAGAAGATGCAGAAGCATGGTGCAACAGGATGGCTTGTCAACACTGGCTGGTCCGGTGGAAG CTATGGGTCAGGCAGCCGTATCAAGTTAGCATACACAAGGAAAATCATTGATGCCATACACTCTGGCAGCCTCCTGAAGGCAAATTACAAGAAAACTAAAGTGTTTGGGCTTGAGATCCCCACAGAGGTCGAAGGAGTGCCTTCTGAAATCCTGGATCCTGTGAACACT TGGTCAGACAAGAAAGCTTACAATGAGACACTGTTGAAACTGGCTGGTCTGTTCCAGAACAACTTTACAACTTTCACCGACTTCAAGATTGGAAAGGACAACAAGCTCACTGAGGAGATCCTAGCAGCTGGTCCGATATTTTAA